A window of the Deinococcus aquiradiocola genome harbors these coding sequences:
- a CDS encoding GNAT family N-acetyltransferase, whose translation MTAPAPFAVRPILPAGEPSTPGASGVPDTTLAQLTTLLVETVAHGGSVSFMHPLAPADAEMFWRDALQAALRGERIVLGAYRGHDLLGTVTLQLQCPPNQPHRAEIAKMMTRPDARGQGVATALLRHAERLAVQHGRSLLVLDTAEDGGASRLYERLGYTYAGTIPDYALKPHGGLTGTRLYWKRLTPPLTP comes from the coding sequence ATGACCGCGCCCGCCCCGTTCGCCGTCAGGCCGATCCTGCCCGCCGGGGAGCCGTCGACTCCCGGGGCGTCCGGCGTTCCGGACACCACCCTGGCCCAGCTCACCACGCTGCTCGTCGAGACGGTCGCGCACGGCGGCTCCGTCAGCTTCATGCATCCCCTCGCGCCCGCCGACGCCGAGATGTTCTGGCGGGACGCCCTGCAGGCCGCCCTGCGCGGTGAACGTATCGTCCTCGGCGCGTACCGCGGCCACGACCTGCTCGGGACGGTCACGCTGCAGCTCCAGTGCCCGCCCAACCAGCCGCACCGCGCCGAGATCGCCAAGATGATGACGCGTCCGGACGCACGCGGCCAGGGCGTCGCCACCGCCCTGCTGCGGCACGCCGAACGGCTCGCCGTGCAGCATGGCCGGTCCCTCCTCGTGCTCGACACGGCCGAGGACGGCGGCGCGTCCCGTCTGTACGAACGCCTCGGGTACACGTACGCCGGAACCATTCCCGACTACGCCCTCAAACCCCACGGCGGCCTGACCGGCACGCGCCTGTACTGGAAACGCCTCACCCCGCCCCTCACCCCCTGA
- a CDS encoding GGDEF domain-containing protein, giving the protein MPDSSVSHRLLLQTLAGAPSRQHVLNELLQRLDGLESVSLWWEADDVRTLIARAGPDRPERPPLPLMAEHRYLISWSGDAKISEELIAVMGLRFVLLDAQDTMRTLRAQFGDVVRDAHTDALTGLRNRRAFDADLEALDAGGNPFAVVFIDLNGFKSVNDEHGHALGDALLRGYATWLERVVGHWGHSYRLGGDEMVVLVSAFPGTPQEFGVWARERLQVPFVDGVSASIGIAWRHEGWRAADVLRLADTRMYDAKRHRRVHAGTEDERRHPPGQEV; this is encoded by the coding sequence ATGCCTGACTCCTCCGTCTCCCACCGACTCCTGCTCCAGACGCTGGCCGGCGCTCCCTCCCGGCAGCACGTGCTGAACGAACTGCTGCAGCGCCTGGACGGCCTGGAGAGCGTGAGTCTGTGGTGGGAGGCGGACGACGTCCGCACCCTCATCGCGCGCGCCGGACCGGACCGGCCGGAACGCCCCCCCCTCCCGCTGATGGCGGAACACCGCTACCTGATCAGCTGGTCGGGCGACGCGAAGATCAGCGAGGAACTGATCGCCGTGATGGGTCTGCGCTTCGTGCTGCTGGACGCACAGGACACCATGCGGACCCTGCGCGCCCAGTTCGGGGACGTGGTCCGCGACGCGCACACCGACGCCCTGACGGGCCTGCGCAACCGCCGGGCCTTCGACGCGGACCTCGAAGCGCTCGACGCGGGCGGTAACCCCTTCGCGGTCGTCTTCATCGACCTGAACGGCTTCAAGTCCGTGAACGACGAGCACGGCCACGCCCTCGGCGACGCGCTGCTGCGCGGCTACGCGACGTGGCTGGAGCGCGTGGTGGGCCACTGGGGACACAGCTACCGCCTGGGCGGCGACGAGATGGTGGTGCTGGTGTCCGCCTTCCCCGGCACGCCGCAGGAGTTTGGGGTGTGGGCACGCGAGCGGCTGCAGGTGCCGTTCGTGGACGGCGTGAGCGCCAGCATCGGGATCGCGTGGCGGCACGAGGGCTGGCGCGCCGCCGACGTGCTGCGCCTCGCCGACACCCGCATGTACGACGCCAAACGCCACCGCCGCGTGCATGCGGGCACGGAGGACGAACGCCGCCACCCGCCCGGTCAGGAGGTCTGA
- a CDS encoding diacylglycerol/lipid kinase family protein: MTAAAPVPLLVNRRSRRGEALGHEAAHALLHAGVTARLTFTDDPGSAERALREAVLAGAPRVVVGGGDGSLSLAAHALAGSGVTLGVLPLGTGNTFARSVGVPLDLPGACRVIAEGHVRRVDVGRLNGRAFLNSAALGTSAEIARTLTPELKRRLGLLAWPWVGLKVLLRHRALQVTVTHGGGQLTVRTHQVLVANGRYVAGPLRAAPDASITDGLLDVLILGDARVPSFLRAATGWAAGRRSVRLSAPELRVHAGGSRVWVSVDGDVSSVRDLRLTLERAALNVNVPAGYVPETV; the protein is encoded by the coding sequence ATGACTGCTGCCGCGCCTGTCCCGCTGCTCGTGAATCGCCGCTCGCGCCGTGGGGAGGCGCTGGGCCATGAGGCGGCGCACGCGCTGCTGCACGCGGGCGTGACGGCCCGCCTGACCTTCACGGACGATCCCGGCAGCGCGGAGCGGGCGCTGCGGGAGGCGGTGCTGGCGGGGGCACCTCGGGTCGTGGTGGGCGGCGGGGACGGGTCGCTGTCGCTCGCGGCACACGCGCTGGCCGGGTCGGGCGTGACGCTGGGCGTGCTGCCGCTCGGGACGGGGAACACCTTCGCGCGCAGCGTCGGCGTGCCGCTCGACCTGCCGGGTGCTTGCCGGGTGATCGCGGAGGGGCACGTGCGGCGCGTGGACGTGGGCCGCCTGAACGGCCGGGCGTTCCTGAACAGCGCGGCGCTCGGCACGTCCGCCGAGATCGCGCGCACCCTCACGCCGGAGCTGAAGCGCCGCCTGGGCCTGCTCGCGTGGCCGTGGGTGGGCCTGAAGGTGCTGCTGCGGCACCGGGCGCTGCAGGTGACGGTCACGCACGGCGGCGGGCAGCTCACGGTGCGCACGCATCAGGTGCTCGTCGCGAACGGCCGGTACGTGGCGGGGCCGCTGCGGGCCGCGCCGGACGCGTCCATCACGGACGGCCTGCTGGACGTGCTGATCCTGGGGGACGCGCGTGTCCCGAGCTTCCTGCGCGCCGCGACGGGCTGGGCGGCCGGTCGCCGCTCGGTGCGGCTGTCGGCCCCGGAACTGCGCGTGCATGCGGGCGGGTCGCGGGTGTGGGTGAGCGTGGACGGGGACGTGAGCAGCGTGCGTGACCTGCGCCTCACGCTGGAGCGCGCGGCCCTGAACGTGAACGTCCCGGCCGGGTACGTGCCGGAAACCGTCTGA